Proteins encoded together in one Diceros bicornis minor isolate mBicDic1 chromosome 18, mDicBic1.mat.cur, whole genome shotgun sequence window:
- the LOC131417092 gene encoding olfactory receptor-like protein DTMT, with the protein MTGRNQTVISEFLLLGLPIESEQQNLFYALFLTMYLTTVLGNLLIIVLICLDSHLHTPMYLFLSNLSLSDLCFPSVTMPKLLKNMQSHVSSIPFASCLTQMYCFLFFGDLEIFLLVAMAYDRYVAICFPLRYTSIMSPKLCLSLVVLSWLLTTFHAMLHTLLMARLCFCADNVIPHFFCDMSALLKLSCSDTQVNESVIFITGGLILVVPFLLIILSYARIVSSIFQFPSGGGVHKAFSTCGSHLSVVSLFYGTVIGLYLCPSSSNSTVKEIVMAMMYTVVTPMLNPFIYSLRNRDMKRALGRVFCKKKILLSL; encoded by the coding sequence ATGACAGGAAGGAATCAAACCGTCATCTCAGAGTTTCTCCTGCTGGGACTGCCCATCGAGTCAGAGCAGCAAAACCTGTTCTATGCCTTGTTCCTGACCATGTATCTTACTACTGTCCTGGGGAACCTCCTCATCATCGTCCTCATTTGCTTGGATTCCCACCTCCACACTCCCATGTATTTGTTTCTCAGCAATTTGTCCTTGTCGGACCTCTGTTTTCCCTCTGTCACCATGCCCAAGTTGCTGAAGAACATGCAGAGCCATGTCTCATCCATCCCCTTTGCTAGCTGCCTGACCCAAATGTACTGCTTCCTGTTTTTCGGAGACCTGGAGATCTTCCTCCTTGTggccatggcctatgaccgctatgtggccatctgcttCCCTCTGCGCTACACCAGCATCATGAGCCCCAAGCTGTGTCTCTCCCTGGTGGTGCTGTCTTGGCTGCTGACCACGTTCCATGCCATGTTACACACCCTGCTCATGGCCAGATTGTGTTTTTGTGCAGACAATGTGATCCCCCACTTTTTCTGTGATATGTCTGCTCTGCTGAAGCTGTCCTGCTCTGACACTCAAGTTAATGAGTCTGTGATATTTATCACGGGAGGACTCATTCTCGTCGTCCCATTCCTACTCATCATCCTGTCCTATGCACGAATTGTCTCCTCCATTTTCCAGTTTCCTTCTGGTGGGGGTGTCCACAAGGCTTTCTCTACCTGTGGCTCCCACCTCTCTGTGGTGTCGCTGTTCTATGGGACAGTTATTGGTCTCTATTTATGCCCATCAAGTAGTAATTCTACTGTTAAGGAGATTGTCATGGCTATGATGTACACTGTGGTGACCCCCATGTTGAACCCCTTCATCTATAGCCTGAGGAACAGAGACATGAAGAGAGCCCTGGGAagagtcttttgcaaaaagaaaattcttctctctctctga